One genomic window of Deinococcus deserti VCD115 includes the following:
- a CDS encoding replication initiator protein A has translation MKRSPTPLTEITRIDEANVGRLGLISIQERVPDTFSSWTVEFQVDGRPATLTCDAMPKYGGVPHGLDGDIATAIMDLYVESGCPDDGLLHTTAYQILKRAGLDDSGRYYTNLKQTLYRLRTATYSASEAWRDHRRGNWTTVTFNYLQGLEFTSGDEDLNLSRSSALRIRLAEPIVRSVRSQYTKPLDIEFLTSLDRPLTRALYRLLDARRYSPEDPRTPRMTYSVNLIDWAAACKIIDQRSNKIRSTLQGAHDELIERQYLESVEYDGRGKKQVITYRFVEVGGRKAELDLQSSPVMAELVGHKVSISVARRLMEEFGEDHIRERLQKFRRLLDSGYRVRNRSALLVDVIRDQEDKYPEPSSTAVSAPGRAPASAPQPARMPTLEEAMHEPETLEAQVEKAMKTIQFLLRDRLSVSEYGLLRMGLIVGQPDPDRTMRAALQAKRDGTLDAFTDDLLSVLATVNQDVLSASPAV, from the coding sequence GTGAAACGCTCACCGACACCGTTGACCGAAATTACTCGGATTGACGAAGCCAACGTGGGGCGCCTGGGGCTCATCAGCATCCAGGAGCGCGTCCCAGACACGTTTTCCTCCTGGACAGTGGAATTTCAGGTGGACGGCCGGCCGGCGACCCTGACCTGCGACGCCATGCCCAAGTACGGCGGCGTGCCCCACGGTCTCGACGGTGACATCGCCACGGCCATCATGGACCTGTACGTGGAATCCGGGTGCCCGGACGACGGACTGCTTCATACCACGGCGTACCAGATTCTCAAGCGGGCGGGTCTTGATGACTCTGGCCGGTACTACACCAATCTGAAGCAGACCCTGTACCGCCTCCGTACGGCCACGTATTCGGCGTCGGAAGCCTGGCGGGACCACCGGCGCGGCAACTGGACCACCGTGACCTTCAACTACCTCCAGGGCCTCGAATTTACAAGTGGAGACGAGGACCTGAACCTCAGCCGCAGCAGTGCTCTTCGTATCCGCCTGGCTGAACCTATCGTGCGGTCGGTGCGTTCGCAGTACACCAAACCATTGGACATCGAGTTTCTCACCAGCCTGGATCGTCCGCTGACCAGGGCGCTCTACCGCCTGCTGGATGCCCGGCGCTACTCGCCTGAAGATCCACGTACGCCTCGCATGACGTACAGCGTGAACCTGATTGACTGGGCTGCTGCCTGCAAGATCATTGACCAGCGCAGCAACAAGATCCGGTCCACGTTGCAAGGTGCCCACGATGAACTGATCGAGCGTCAGTACCTTGAAAGTGTTGAGTATGATGGGCGCGGTAAAAAACAGGTCATCACCTACCGCTTTGTCGAAGTAGGGGGCCGCAAGGCCGAACTGGATCTCCAGTCCTCTCCAGTGATGGCAGAGCTGGTCGGCCATAAGGTCTCGATCTCTGTAGCCCGCCGGCTGATGGAGGAGTTTGGTGAGGACCATATTCGGGAACGGCTTCAGAAGTTCCGGCGGTTACTCGACAGCGGATACCGCGTGCGCAACCGGTCAGCGCTGCTCGTGGATGTCATTCGTGACCAGGAAGACAAGTACCCGGAACCCTCGTCTACAGCCGTCTCGGCGCCTGGCCGCGCACCAGCGTCAGCTCCGCAGCCAGCTCGCATGCCCACCCTGGAAGAGGCCATGCATGAGCCCGAAACGCTGGAAGCGCAAGTTGAGAAGGCCATGAAGACCATTCAGTTTCTGCTGCGTGACCGGCTGAGTGTCAGCGAATACGGCCTGCTGCGTATGGGCCTGATCGTCGGCCAGCCTGATCCGGACCGCACCATGCGAGCCGCTCTGCAGGCAAAAAGGGACGGTACACTTGATGCATTCACCGACGACCTGCTTTCGGTCCTGGCCACTGTAAACCAGGACGTCCTGAGTGCGTCACCCGCAGTTTGA
- the hpaE gene encoding 5-carboxymethyl-2-hydroxymuconate semialdehyde dehydrogenase, with product MTQTISPNHDLARRLREERLIGGLQHFVGGQWVASSSGETFDTHSPVDNAFLTQVASGDAQDIDRAAQAAHEAFRTWREVSGAERRRILHRIADLIEARAQEIAVLESIDTGQAIRFMKSAATRGAENFRFYADRAPGAGDGQSLPAPGFINYTLRQPIGPVGVITPWNTPFMLSTWKIAPALAAGCTVVHKPAEWSPVSATLLAEIMDEAGLPGGVHNLVHGFGESAGKALTEHPLIKAIAFVGETTTGSHIMRQGAETLKRVHFELGGKNPVVVFDDADLDRALDAVVFMIYSLNGERCTSSSRVLVQEGIYDEFTARIAERARNIRVGDPLDPETEVGPLVHPRHFEKVMSYFGKAREEGATIAAGGERVGQAGNFVSPTLFTGARNDMAIAQEEIFGPVLTAIPFTDEADALALANDVKYGLAGYLWTNDLTRAHRFAQGLEAGMIWVNSENVRHLPTPFGGVKNSGIGRDGGDYSFEFYMETKNIAISLGTHKTAKLGVGQAPKVDKTVVEG from the coding sequence ATGACACAGACAATCAGCCCCAATCACGATCTGGCACGCCGGCTGCGTGAAGAGCGCCTCATAGGAGGCCTGCAACACTTTGTCGGTGGCCAGTGGGTAGCCTCCAGCAGCGGCGAGACCTTCGACACGCACTCCCCGGTGGACAATGCCTTCCTGACCCAGGTGGCCAGTGGCGACGCTCAGGACATCGACCGGGCTGCCCAGGCCGCCCACGAAGCCTTCCGGACCTGGCGGGAGGTCAGCGGCGCCGAGCGGCGCAGGATCCTGCACCGCATTGCCGACCTGATCGAGGCGCGGGCTCAGGAAATCGCGGTGCTCGAAAGCATCGATACCGGTCAGGCGATCCGGTTTATGAAATCCGCGGCCACCCGCGGCGCCGAGAACTTCCGCTTCTATGCCGACCGGGCGCCAGGCGCGGGCGATGGCCAGAGCCTGCCGGCCCCCGGCTTCATCAATTACACCCTGCGCCAGCCCATCGGCCCGGTGGGCGTAATTACGCCCTGGAACACGCCGTTCATGCTGTCCACCTGGAAAATTGCTCCTGCGCTGGCGGCAGGCTGCACGGTCGTGCACAAGCCGGCCGAGTGGAGCCCGGTCAGCGCCACGCTGCTGGCCGAAATCATGGACGAAGCGGGGCTGCCGGGGGGTGTGCACAACCTGGTGCACGGCTTCGGCGAGAGCGCTGGCAAGGCGCTAACCGAGCACCCGCTGATCAAGGCCATCGCCTTCGTGGGCGAGACCACCACCGGGAGCCACATCATGCGCCAGGGGGCCGAGACCCTCAAGCGCGTGCATTTCGAACTAGGCGGTAAGAACCCGGTCGTGGTGTTCGACGATGCGGACCTGGACCGCGCTCTGGACGCCGTGGTGTTCATGATCTACTCGCTCAACGGCGAGCGCTGCACCAGTTCCAGCCGGGTGCTGGTGCAGGAAGGCATCTACGACGAGTTCACCGCCCGCATCGCCGAGCGCGCGCGCAACATCCGTGTCGGCGATCCCCTGGACCCTGAAACTGAGGTCGGGCCGCTGGTGCACCCTCGCCATTTCGAGAAGGTCATGTCCTACTTCGGCAAGGCCCGTGAGGAAGGGGCCACCATCGCCGCCGGTGGCGAGCGCGTGGGCCAAGCGGGGAACTTTGTCTCCCCCACCCTGTTTACCGGCGCCAGGAACGATATGGCCATCGCCCAGGAGGAGATTTTCGGACCTGTGCTGACCGCCATTCCCTTCACCGACGAAGCCGACGCCCTGGCGCTGGCCAACGACGTGAAGTACGGCCTGGCAGGCTACCTGTGGACCAACGACCTGACCCGCGCGCACCGCTTCGCGCAGGGCCTGGAGGCCGGGATGATCTGGGTCAACAGCGAGAACGTGCGGCACCTGCCCACTCCCTTTGGCGGCGTGAAAAACAGTGGCATCGGCCGGGACGGCGGGGACTACTCCTTTGAGTTCTACATGGAGACCAAGAACATCGCCATTTCCCTGGGCACCCACAAGACCGCGAAGCTGGGCGTCGGTCAGGCGCCCAAAGTGGACAAGACCGTGGTGGAAGGATGA
- a CDS encoding fumarylacetoacetate hydrolase family protein: protein MKYARFISGGRPLTGHLHDNHLIDAAGVAHDPSKVHFRLPVDPPKVIALALNFNDHAGELGLTQPKEPALFWKPNTTLLPHGGTVIYPRGAQFMHYEVELGVIIGRDARRVKAKDAMDYVGGYTIGNDLVVRDYVTNTFRPPMRGKGWDTFGPLGPYYVTADEIKDPHDLTLRAYVNDELRQEGSTRDMIFGIPELIEHISRFMTLQKDDVILTGTPKGISHVHPGDVMRLEIEGLGTLINDIQEEDNLAEPITGQESKEGEWDGR from the coding sequence ATGAAATACGCTCGTTTCATCAGCGGTGGCCGGCCGCTCACCGGTCATCTGCACGACAACCACCTGATTGACGCCGCAGGCGTGGCTCACGACCCCAGCAAGGTGCACTTCCGCCTGCCGGTCGATCCGCCCAAGGTGATCGCCCTGGCCCTGAACTTCAACGACCACGCCGGCGAACTTGGCCTGACCCAGCCCAAGGAGCCCGCGCTGTTCTGGAAGCCGAATACCACCCTGCTGCCTCACGGTGGTACGGTGATTTACCCGCGCGGCGCCCAGTTTATGCACTACGAGGTGGAACTCGGAGTGATCATCGGCCGCGACGCCCGCAGGGTCAAGGCCAAAGACGCCATGGATTACGTCGGCGGCTACACCATCGGCAACGATCTGGTCGTGCGCGATTACGTCACCAATACCTTCCGCCCCCCTATGCGCGGTAAAGGCTGGGACACCTTCGGGCCGCTCGGACCGTACTACGTCACCGCCGACGAGATCAAAGATCCCCACGACCTGACCCTGCGCGCCTACGTCAACGACGAACTGCGCCAGGAAGGCAGCACCCGGGACATGATTTTCGGAATTCCTGAACTGATCGAGCACATCAGCCGCTTCATGACCCTGCAAAAGGACGACGTGATTCTGACCGGCACCCCCAAGGGCATCAGCCACGTGCACCCGGGGGACGTGATGCGCCTGGAGATCGAGGGCCTGGGCACGCTGATCAACGACATTCAGGAAGAAGATAACCTTGCCGAGCCGATTACCGGACAGGAAAGCAAGGAAGGCGAGTGGGACGGCCGCTGA
- a CDS encoding ParB/RepB/Spo0J family partition protein, producing the protein MAKRKFDATATLDALLGPAGAGNLVSQDQLRMLDVRQLTPTPHQPRTTFTEGNLRELADSIRENGVLQPILVRTTPAGLEIVAGERRWRAAQLAGLTTIPAYVRDLDDQQAAAASAVENLIREDLNPLEEVEAKRRIAALALDIPEDQVMTRLRRLLDKPEEDPDGVRELDTAFGRLGGEKWQSFLRNKGRILNLPEDVKEAVRGGLDYRKALVIGGAGDAEERGRLLALARDGATVQALHDAQKPPHTQREAQIKAVARALGQKRLLERISPRQQSRVDKLVAELHRILVEVDEAN; encoded by the coding sequence ATGGCTAAGCGAAAGTTTGATGCCACGGCGACCCTTGATGCGCTCCTCGGGCCGGCAGGTGCAGGAAATCTCGTCAGCCAGGATCAACTCCGCATGCTGGATGTACGCCAACTGACCCCCACGCCACATCAACCCCGCACGACCTTTACTGAGGGAAATCTACGGGAACTTGCTGATAGCATCCGTGAAAACGGTGTTTTACAACCGATTCTCGTCCGTACGACTCCAGCAGGGCTGGAAATTGTAGCGGGAGAAAGAAGGTGGCGTGCTGCCCAACTGGCAGGACTCACAACTATTCCCGCATATGTCCGGGACCTCGACGACCAGCAGGCCGCTGCTGCCAGTGCTGTCGAGAATCTGATTCGTGAGGATCTCAATCCTCTCGAAGAGGTAGAGGCCAAGCGCCGGATTGCCGCGCTGGCGCTTGATATACCGGAAGATCAAGTGATGACGCGCCTGCGTCGCCTGCTGGACAAACCCGAAGAGGATCCGGATGGCGTCAGGGAACTGGATACTGCATTTGGCCGCTTGGGCGGTGAAAAATGGCAGAGCTTTCTGCGGAACAAAGGTCGGATCCTGAATCTGCCTGAAGATGTGAAAGAGGCAGTTCGCGGGGGTCTGGACTACCGCAAAGCTCTGGTTATAGGAGGTGCTGGGGACGCTGAAGAGCGAGGGCGCCTTCTCGCCCTCGCCAGGGATGGAGCTACGGTTCAAGCCTTGCATGACGCACAGAAGCCACCACACACTCAACGTGAAGCTCAGATCAAAGCTGTGGCACGCGCCTTAGGGCAAAAGAGGCTGCTTGAACGCATCAGTCCTCGTCAACAGTCACGGGTTGACAAGTTAGTAGCTGAACTTCACCGGATTCTTGTCGAGGTGGACGAGGCTAACTGA
- the hpaD gene encoding 3,4-dihydroxyphenylacetate 2,3-dioxygenase, translated as MTKPDVIRIAQAIFTVSDLAASREFYVDLLGMNILHEEGNALYLRGVEDREWTLKLEQSRGPEDPVRVRQLGYRVRGEQSLDALIALAAQQNLPWRWEEELDRPRMLRLQDPFGIPLSFYHEVGTHPWMLQEFHRHRGPGLQRVDHVNVMVPDVKATMDWYLNELDFRLSEYTVDEHDAYWAAWIQRRGGVHDLALTNGPGPRLHHWAYWMPDVNSIIRTCDILAGARQPERIERGPGRHGISNAFFLYIRDPDGHRIELYTSDYITVDPDFKPIRWMRDDPRRQTLWGAKTPLSWFEEASVMEAFGGGLQAHEAGALTGIPVHVI; from the coding sequence GTGACTAAGCCTGACGTCATCCGCATCGCGCAGGCCATCTTCACGGTCTCGGACCTGGCCGCCAGCCGCGAGTTTTACGTTGATCTGCTGGGCATGAACATCCTGCACGAGGAAGGCAACGCCCTGTACCTGCGGGGCGTGGAGGACCGCGAGTGGACCCTGAAGCTCGAGCAGAGCCGCGGCCCCGAAGACCCGGTGCGCGTCCGTCAGCTGGGTTACCGGGTGCGCGGTGAGCAGAGCCTCGACGCCCTGATTGCCCTGGCAGCGCAGCAGAACCTGCCGTGGCGCTGGGAAGAGGAACTGGACCGGCCCCGCATGTTGCGGCTCCAGGATCCTTTCGGCATTCCGCTGAGCTTCTACCACGAGGTTGGCACGCACCCCTGGATGCTGCAGGAGTTCCACCGCCACCGCGGCCCGGGCCTGCAGCGTGTGGATCACGTCAACGTGATGGTTCCGGACGTGAAAGCGACCATGGACTGGTACCTGAACGAGCTGGATTTCCGACTGTCGGAATACACGGTAGACGAGCACGACGCCTACTGGGCCGCGTGGATCCAGCGCCGCGGAGGGGTCCACGACCTGGCCCTGACCAACGGGCCAGGACCGAGACTGCACCACTGGGCCTACTGGATGCCGGACGTGAACTCGATTATCCGCACCTGCGACATCCTGGCCGGCGCCCGGCAGCCTGAGCGCATTGAGCGCGGCCCAGGAAGGCACGGTATCTCCAACGCCTTTTTCCTGTACATCCGCGACCCGGACGGCCACCGCATCGAGCTGTATACCAGCGACTACATCACGGTGGACCCGGACTTTAAGCCGATCCGCTGGATGCGAGACGACCCCCGGCGCCAGACGCTGTGGGGCGCAAAGACGCCACTCAGCTGGTTTGAGGAAGCCTCGGTGATGGAAGCCTTCGGCGGCGGCCTTCAGGCCCATGAGGCCGGAGCCCTGACCGGTATTCCGGTCCATGTGATCTGA
- the hpaI gene encoding 4-hydroxy-2-oxoheptanedioate aldolase codes for MSENLFKAALAGGKPQIGLWLALADPYSAELCAGAGFDWLAVDGEHAPNDLRSTLSCLQAIAPYPSHAVVRPPVGNDVVIKQLLDIGAQTLLIPMVDTPEQARALVAATRYPPLGVRGVGAALARASRFGRDAGYLGEANDGVCLLLQVESVAGLEALEAIASVAGVDGVFIGPADLAASMGHLGLPGHPEVQDAIRDAARRIRATGRAAGILSTDEAQARTYLSWGYNFVAVGTDVTLLSRSTAALAAAFRS; via the coding sequence ATGTCTGAAAATCTGTTCAAGGCGGCGCTTGCAGGGGGCAAACCCCAGATCGGGCTGTGGCTGGCACTCGCTGACCCCTACAGTGCCGAGCTGTGTGCCGGAGCCGGGTTCGACTGGCTGGCCGTGGATGGGGAACATGCCCCGAACGATCTGCGATCGACCCTGTCCTGCCTGCAGGCGATCGCCCCGTATCCCTCGCACGCCGTGGTACGCCCGCCGGTCGGCAATGACGTGGTCATCAAACAGCTGCTCGACATCGGAGCGCAGACCCTGCTGATTCCCATGGTGGATACGCCCGAGCAGGCCCGCGCCCTGGTGGCCGCAACGCGCTATCCACCGCTGGGTGTTCGGGGCGTGGGCGCCGCACTGGCCCGTGCCAGCCGGTTCGGACGCGATGCGGGCTACCTCGGCGAAGCCAATGACGGTGTATGCCTGCTGCTTCAAGTTGAGTCCGTGGCTGGGCTTGAAGCCCTGGAAGCTATCGCTTCAGTGGCAGGCGTGGACGGGGTCTTTATCGGGCCAGCTGACCTCGCCGCCAGCATGGGGCATCTGGGGCTGCCGGGCCACCCGGAAGTCCAGGACGCGATCCGGGACGCGGCCCGCCGGATACGGGCCACCGGTCGCGCTGCTGGCATCCTGAGTACCGATGAGGCGCAGGCACGGACCTATCTGTCCTGGGGGTACAACTTTGTAGCCGTAGGCACGGATGTCACGCTGCTCTCGCGTTCAACAGCCGCGCTGGCTGCGGCCTTCAGAAGCTGA
- a CDS encoding NAD-dependent epimerase/dehydratase family protein yields MNSPQRVLITGAAGTIGQALREGLRGHFPLLRLTDLRDLSEAQAGEEIVQADLTHFDEVLAAMQGVDAVIHLGAIADEHTYERIRAVNMDGTYHVLEAARQAGVRRVAFASSIHTVGFYPRSETISPDVPVRPDTYYGVSKVFGEALGRMYWERYGMEFVSVRICSFQPQPKDRRHLSTWLSPRDATQLFSRAVTAPDVGYLTVAGISGNTRRWMSPEGWDRLDYQPQDDAEGYASQVEHLHGDPDHITEQRQGGLFVDPNYTGLASQDR; encoded by the coding sequence ATGAACTCACCGCAGCGCGTGCTGATCACTGGGGCGGCCGGGACCATCGGCCAGGCCCTGCGTGAGGGGCTGCGCGGCCACTTCCCGCTGCTGCGCCTGACCGACCTCCGTGACCTCAGCGAGGCGCAGGCCGGCGAGGAGATCGTCCAAGCCGACCTGACCCATTTCGATGAGGTTCTTGCCGCGATGCAAGGCGTCGACGCGGTGATCCACCTGGGCGCCATCGCTGACGAGCACACCTATGAACGCATCCGTGCGGTGAACATGGACGGCACCTATCACGTCCTGGAAGCGGCGCGGCAGGCTGGAGTGCGGCGCGTAGCCTTCGCGTCCAGTATCCACACGGTGGGCTTCTACCCCCGCAGCGAGACCATTTCCCCGGACGTGCCGGTGCGGCCCGACACCTATTACGGCGTCAGCAAGGTCTTCGGCGAGGCCCTGGGCCGCATGTACTGGGAGCGCTACGGGATGGAATTCGTCAGTGTGCGCATCTGCTCGTTCCAGCCGCAGCCTAAAGACCGCCGCCACCTGTCTACCTGGCTCTCGCCCCGGGACGCTACTCAGCTGTTCAGCCGGGCTGTCACGGCCCCGGACGTCGGCTACCTGACCGTGGCCGGCATCAGCGGCAACACCCGCCGCTGGATGTCGCCCGAAGGCTGGGACCGCCTGGACTATCAGCCTCAAGACGACGCCGAAGGCTATGCCAGTCAGGTCGAGCACCTGCACGGCGACCCGGACCACATCACCGAGCAGCGGCAGGGCGGGCTTTTCGTGGACCCGAACTACACCGGTCTGGCCAGCCAGGACCGATAA
- the hpaB gene encoding 4-hydroxyphenylacetate 3-monooxygenase, oxygenase component encodes MTQTTTGPIADSSAGTRVPGAVTGQQFLDRLRQNPPTLYIDGKRVEDPTTHPSTANMCRSLAGLYDLQHQPELRDLLTYEEGGVRYATSFMVPRTKEDLAKIGEAHRVRANYGLGFLGRAPDYMNANVMAAGMGAEYFSTCSASIAGDPKRDFAANMRRYYEYVRDHDLCLTHALTNPQVNRAKMASELPDPYIALGVVEEREEGIIVRGARMMATLPIADEILIFPSTVLKENADRSRYAMGFGLPTNTPGLSFQCREPIDVGRDPEDHPLSSRFDEQDAFVIFDDVLVPWERVFLLYDVELANKAYAGTDAVLHMAYQVVNLKVSKTETFLGTAQSIVNAIGSGQFQHVQSKVAEIIIMLEIMKALEVAAREQATLNSYGVMTPARAPLDAARNYYPANHARLPELLQLLGASGIIMMPSKADREGPLGPQIARFLQAGNASADERLKLFRLAWDMAMSSFAGRQELYERFFFGDPVRMHSALYEVYDSSEAVGRIQAFLNQGGAARD; translated from the coding sequence ATGACTCAGACAACCACTGGTCCAATAGCCGACTCCAGCGCAGGCACACGTGTTCCCGGCGCTGTGACCGGGCAGCAGTTCCTCGACCGCCTGCGCCAGAACCCTCCAACCCTGTACATCGACGGCAAGCGTGTGGAGGACCCTACAACGCACCCGTCCACTGCCAACATGTGCCGCTCCCTGGCTGGCCTGTACGACCTCCAGCATCAGCCTGAGCTGCGCGACCTGCTCACGTACGAAGAAGGCGGCGTGCGTTACGCGACCTCCTTCATGGTGCCCCGCACGAAAGAGGACCTGGCCAAAATCGGCGAGGCCCACCGCGTGCGCGCGAACTACGGTCTGGGCTTCCTGGGCCGCGCGCCCGACTACATGAATGCCAACGTCATGGCCGCCGGGATGGGGGCCGAGTACTTCAGCACCTGCAGCGCCAGCATTGCCGGCGACCCGAAGCGCGACTTTGCCGCCAACATGCGCCGCTACTACGAGTACGTGCGCGACCACGACCTGTGCCTGACGCACGCCCTGACCAACCCTCAGGTCAACCGCGCTAAAATGGCCTCCGAGCTGCCCGACCCGTACATCGCGCTGGGTGTGGTCGAGGAGCGCGAAGAAGGCATTATCGTGCGCGGCGCGCGCATGATGGCCACCCTGCCCATCGCCGATGAGATCCTGATCTTCCCGTCCACGGTCCTGAAGGAAAATGCCGACAGGAGCCGCTACGCCATGGGTTTCGGTCTGCCCACCAACACGCCGGGCCTGAGTTTCCAGTGCCGCGAGCCCATCGACGTGGGCCGCGACCCCGAGGATCATCCGCTCTCCAGCCGTTTTGACGAACAGGACGCCTTCGTGATCTTCGACGATGTGCTTGTTCCCTGGGAACGCGTATTCCTGCTCTACGACGTGGAACTGGCCAACAAGGCCTACGCCGGCACGGACGCCGTGCTGCACATGGCTTACCAGGTGGTCAACCTCAAGGTCTCCAAGACCGAGACCTTTCTGGGCACCGCGCAGAGCATCGTCAACGCCATCGGCAGCGGTCAGTTCCAGCACGTACAGAGCAAGGTCGCTGAAATCATCATCATGCTGGAGATCATGAAGGCCCTGGAGGTGGCAGCCCGCGAGCAGGCCACGCTCAACAGCTACGGCGTGATGACCCCGGCCCGCGCTCCCCTGGACGCTGCACGCAACTATTACCCGGCCAACCACGCGCGTCTGCCGGAGCTGCTGCAGCTGCTGGGCGCCTCGGGCATCATCATGATGCCCAGCAAGGCCGACCGCGAAGGACCGCTGGGACCGCAGATCGCCAGGTTCCTGCAGGCCGGCAACGCCAGCGCCGACGAGCGCCTGAAGCTGTTCCGGCTGGCCTGGGACATGGCCATGAGCTCGTTCGCGGGCCGCCAGGAACTGTACGAGCGCTTCTTCTTCGGCGACCCGGTCCGCATGCACTCGGCACTGTATGAGGTCTACGACAGCAGCGAGGCCGTGGGCCGCATCCAGGCCTTCCTGAATCAGGGAGGCGCCGCGCGTGACTAA
- the hpaH gene encoding 2-oxo-hept-4-ene-1,7-dioate hydratase, translating to MIELPRVIPETALMGLAAELEAAESSGVQLSPFSERFPGMTVADAYAVQRAWVALKIEDGRRVVGHKIGLTSRAMQMAVQINEPDYGALLDDMFFEPNGDIPLSRFVEPRVEVELGFLLGRDLQGPHVTVFDVLRATEYVTPAAEIIDARIARVSRETGKPRRVMDTISDNAANSGVIMGGRTVAPDAIDLRWAAALCVRNGVIEETGVAAGVLGHPAQGIAWLANRLAAHGEGLRAGEFVLAGSFTRPVDISSGDVFTFDYGPLGAFSCRFVGTPRGQGGAHV from the coding sequence ATGATAGAGCTACCCCGAGTCATCCCCGAGACAGCCCTGATGGGCCTCGCCGCCGAACTGGAGGCCGCTGAATCCAGCGGTGTTCAGCTTTCGCCCTTCAGCGAACGCTTCCCCGGCATGACCGTCGCTGACGCCTACGCGGTTCAGCGCGCCTGGGTGGCCCTCAAAATTGAGGATGGCCGCCGGGTGGTGGGCCACAAGATCGGGCTGACGTCACGGGCCATGCAGATGGCCGTGCAGATCAATGAGCCGGACTACGGAGCGCTGCTCGACGACATGTTCTTCGAGCCGAATGGAGACATTCCCCTCTCACGCTTCGTGGAGCCGCGTGTGGAGGTCGAACTCGGCTTCCTGCTGGGCCGTGACCTGCAGGGGCCCCATGTGACGGTGTTCGACGTGCTGCGCGCCACCGAATACGTGACTCCGGCAGCGGAGATCATCGACGCCCGCATTGCCCGGGTCAGCCGGGAAACCGGGAAGCCGCGCCGCGTCATGGACACCATCAGCGACAATGCCGCCAACTCCGGTGTGATCATGGGCGGCCGGACTGTAGCGCCAGACGCTATCGATCTGCGCTGGGCTGCGGCGCTGTGCGTGCGCAACGGGGTCATTGAAGAAACCGGGGTGGCTGCCGGCGTGCTGGGACACCCAGCCCAGGGCATTGCCTGGCTGGCCAACCGTCTGGCCGCACACGGCGAAGGCCTGCGTGCCGGCGAGTTCGTGCTGGCCGGCTCGTTTACCCGTCCTGTGGATATTTCCAGCGGTGACGTGTTCACCTTTGATTACGGACCGCTGGGTGCCTTCTCGTGCCGCTTCGTCGGCACCCCCCGCGGTCAAGGAGGAGCCCATGTCTGA
- a CDS encoding ParA family protein: MRTLTFFNHAGGAAKTSLALNVGHALSMEGYRVLLIDLDPQANLSTWLGHSMVTDNQTAFQTAINSEARLPTPQIVHGMRLIPSNLHLALSEGQMMAQEGSTLNLRFALEELKGDYDVVLVDSPPSLGKLAVLAALAADLLIVPVPTRAKGLNGLPGVAAALNTYRRLRPDLRVGLFVPTLYDGRNTHDREVLEALRRQIQPLAAPLSYRPATWNDSAGVGEPILVYAPNSPAAAEVQALTREIAIIAGLEKQVHHG, from the coding sequence ATGCGCACACTTACCTTCTTTAACCACGCTGGAGGGGCTGCCAAAACGAGTCTGGCCCTCAACGTCGGTCACGCCTTGTCTATGGAAGGCTACCGTGTACTCCTCATAGACCTTGACCCTCAGGCAAACCTCAGCACCTGGCTGGGACACTCAATGGTCACTGACAACCAGACTGCTTTTCAAACGGCGATCAACAGCGAGGCGCGACTGCCCACGCCTCAAATAGTGCACGGCATGCGTCTCATTCCAAGCAATCTGCACCTGGCTCTTTCAGAAGGGCAGATGATGGCTCAGGAGGGTTCCACTCTTAATCTTCGATTTGCCCTGGAAGAGCTGAAGGGTGACTATGACGTGGTCCTCGTGGACAGCCCACCCAGCCTCGGCAAGCTCGCGGTTTTGGCTGCGCTGGCTGCTGACCTGCTGATTGTGCCGGTTCCGACCAGAGCCAAGGGGCTCAATGGTCTCCCGGGTGTAGCGGCAGCTTTGAACACCTACCGCCGTCTCAGGCCTGATCTCCGGGTCGGACTGTTTGTGCCGACACTCTATGATGGTCGCAATACCCATGACCGGGAGGTGTTGGAGGCGCTGCGACGCCAGATTCAGCCGCTCGCTGCCCCCCTGAGTTACCGGCCTGCGACATGGAACGACAGTGCAGGGGTAGGGGAGCCCATTCTTGTTTATGCACCGAATAGTCCCGCGGCCGCAGAAGTGCAGGCGCTGACTCGCGAAATCGCAATAATTGCTGGTCTGGAAAAGCAGGTCCACCATGGCTAA